A window of the Lactuca sativa cultivar Salinas chromosome 7, Lsat_Salinas_v11, whole genome shotgun sequence genome harbors these coding sequences:
- the LOC111902698 gene encoding uncharacterized protein LOC111902698, with protein MDSSIPQQFHPVIPHSRTGSGCRDRSNAGDDLDGSVRASDSSAGNNQPELSPHGSGSSESKRKKSSTGGELKEDDDMEIANQSTPKKRYESESSKGKEKGENTTLGEEENKLLEGVIAELEQESNVSYADLSWEKLKMRARRLEKEIMGVSDTDTYVMKIMSLSDIDTDVVLAMNPFDDDSIWGEKDDEDHNNPAEEITVDGESDTKGTDQDSGDDQGDTKGSKDLKDLTEREFDGESDTKDSKDSSDVETKDESDAEDSISSSSEICDVSDTKDPSDSSSEDSSSTGSKGSSETETDDDHNHKKDSKDSSTFWLERKLMKIIRALMIAIGKILYGN; from the coding sequence ATGGATTCTTCAATACCACAACAATTTCACCCTGTGATTCCTCATTCACGCACTGGTTCTGGGTGTCGGGATCGTTCTAATGCTGGTGATGATTTGGATGGTTCTGTCAGAGCATCAGATTCTTCCGCCGGAAACAACCAGCCGGAACTGTCACCTCACGGTAGCGGTAGTTCAGAAAGCAAGAGAAAGAAGAGCTCGACGGGTGGTGAACTGAAGGAAGATGATGATATGGAGATCGCGAATCAGTCTACGCCCAAGAAACGCTATGAATCCGAATCATCAAAGGGGAAAGAAAAAGGCGAAAATACCACCCTCGGTGAAGAAGAGAATAAGCTCTTGGAGGGCGTTATTGCTGAATTAGAACAAGAATCGAACGTATCCTATGCGGACTTGAGCTGGGAAAAGTTAAAAATGCGGGCAAGACGCTTGGAGAAAGAGATAATGGGTGTGTCTGATACTGATACATATGTAATGAAGATAATGAGTTTGTCTGATATTGATACAGATGTAGTTCTTGCGATGAATCCGTTTGATGACGATAGCATTTGGGGAGAAAAAGACGATGAAGATCATAATAATCCGGCAGAAGAAATAACAGTCGATGGTGAAAGCGATACGAAAGGTACTGATCAAGATTCTGGTGATGATCAAGGAGATACGAAAGGTTCCAAAGATTTGAAGGATTTAACTGAACGAGAATTCGATGGTGAAAGTGATACCAAAGATTCAAAAGATTCATCTGATGTAGAAACCAAAGATGAAAGTGATGCTGAAGATTCAATATCGTCGTCATCAGAAATCTGTGATGTAAGTGATACGAAAGATCCATCAGATTCGTCATCGGAAGATTCATCGTCAACAGGTTCAAAGGGTTCGTCTGAAACAGAAACCGATGATGatcataatcataagaaagattcAAAAGATTCATCGACATTTTGGCTGGAACGAAAACTGATGAAGATCATAAGGGCATTGATGATAGCAATTGGGAAGATTCTATATGGTAATTAG